The following are encoded together in the Cicer arietinum cultivar CDC Frontier isolate Library 1 chromosome 2, Cicar.CDCFrontier_v2.0, whole genome shotgun sequence genome:
- the LOC105853032 gene encoding uncharacterized protein, with protein sequence MMKIKAFNLCFLCALFLLSVVATETSKDGYAKESKKNVLVDKLDGGRKPIDIESFYQNKPVGAGNKTREERMMEKEAKQKEKEAKQKENEEKQKEKEAKIRAGARARAKAYAKAKAKGKAKVKGMFRKNPTKKGRRIREKPNEEK encoded by the exons ATGATGAAAATCAAAgcttttaatttgtgtttcCTTTGTGCATTGTTTCTTTTATCTGTTGTGGCAACAGAGACATCCAAAGATG GTTATGCAAAAGAgtcaaagaaaaatgttttggTAGATAAGCTTGATGGTGGGCGAAAACCCATAGATATAGAatctttttatcaaaataagCCCGTTGGTGCGGGAAATAAAACAAGGGAAGAAAGGATGATGGAAAAGGAAGCAAAGcagaaagaaaaagaagcaaagcagaaggaaaatgaagaaaagcaaaaggaaaaggaagcaAAGATAAGGGCAGGTGCAAGGGCAAGGGCAAAAGCTTATGCAAAGGCAAAGGCAAAGGGAAAGGCCAAGGTAAAGGGAATGTTCAGAAAAAATCCAACGAAGAAAGGACGAAGAATCAGAGAAAAGCCCAACGAGGAGAAataa